A stretch of Flavobacterium sp. N1994 DNA encodes these proteins:
- a CDS encoding endonuclease/exonuclease/phosphatase family protein, with amino-acid sequence MKKLSWFNKVIFGFNIVVTVLTFVAYVLPFLAPKMFPLLSVLTLILPLFLILNTLFFIYWLLQLKRQVILSGLVLLLGITFINKFYKFSSNDIESEEKDFTVMSYNVRLFNLFDWIPDRKVGDTILGFINEQNPDILCIQEYSENAKVDLRIYKYKAIFMEGEKIKTGQAIFSKFPIFNQGDFKIPTAGNNIIYADIKKGKDTLRVYNIHLQSIKISPDVNEISEHVDSINQSKSEQLFTRIRDAFRKQEHQAEILTKHKNECRYPVIICGDMNNSPFSYVYRNIKSDLNDCFEEAGNGFGQTYKFKYYPARIDYIFASKKMTVKSFTTYTKFENSDHFPIMTRLSFIE; translated from the coding sequence ATGAAAAAATTATCGTGGTTTAACAAAGTGATATTTGGGTTCAATATAGTGGTTACTGTATTGACTTTCGTGGCTTATGTTTTACCCTTTTTGGCACCCAAAATGTTTCCTCTTCTTTCGGTACTTACATTAATTCTACCATTATTTCTCATTCTAAACACACTATTTTTTATTTATTGGCTTTTGCAATTAAAACGTCAAGTGATTCTATCGGGTTTGGTTCTTTTGCTCGGGATTACCTTCATTAATAAATTTTACAAGTTTTCTTCCAATGACATTGAGAGTGAGGAAAAAGACTTTACCGTAATGAGTTACAACGTCAGGTTATTTAATTTGTTTGATTGGATTCCAGATAGAAAGGTTGGAGATACTATATTGGGCTTTATTAATGAGCAAAATCCGGATATATTGTGCATTCAGGAATATTCAGAAAATGCTAAAGTAGATTTGAGAATTTACAAATACAAAGCCATCTTTATGGAAGGCGAGAAAATCAAAACAGGCCAAGCTATTTTTTCTAAATTTCCTATATTCAATCAAGGGGACTTCAAAATTCCAACAGCTGGAAATAATATAATTTATGCTGATATCAAAAAGGGAAAAGATACGCTAAGAGTTTATAATATTCATTTGCAATCCATCAAAATATCACCTGATGTTAATGAAATTTCTGAACATGTTGATTCCATCAATCAAAGCAAATCGGAACAACTTTTTACTAGAATTCGCGATGCCTTCAGGAAACAAGAACATCAAGCTGAGATATTGACTAAGCATAAAAACGAATGTCGTTATCCTGTTATTATTTGTGGAGACATGAATAATAGTCCGTTTTCTTATGTGTATCGCAATATTAAATCGGATTTGAATGATTGTTTTGAAGAAGCAGGAAATGGCTTTGGGCAAACCTATAAATTCAAATATTACCCAGCAAGAATCGATTATATTTTTGCTTCTAAAAAGATGACGGTTAAAAGTTTTACTACTTATACAAAATTCGAAAACTCAGATCACTTTCCGATAATGACAAGACTTTCTTTTATTGAATAA
- the lepB gene encoding signal peptidase I: protein MSIYQWFIFFLAVQIIHGLGTWKLYEKAGRKSWEAFIPIYNSIVLMKIINRPTWWTLLLFIPIINLIMFPVVWVETLRSFGKNSSTDTLLGVITCGLYIYYINYTQDVKYIADRSLVATTKTGDTVSSLLFAIVVATLVHTYVMQPYTIPTSSLEKSLLIGDFLFVSKFHYGARTPMTTVAAPMVHDTLPLVKTKSYLSWPQLPYFRFPGFEKVKKNDIVVFNWPADTVYKFFDTSGRSILKPVDKKSNYVKRCQGTPGDSLQIKNGTVYINGKELILPERAKPQSTYKIYSKEGVNADLIRNLGCTEFERTFEVQFNNEDQINAVNPYTRGAEKISDGNYKIKTGANGIPQKIIQDLYINIREVYDYQLTATLTKQIAEQLKNTASIDSVVNITSPLGKGEANIFTHNPNWNGDNFGPIYIPEAGKTVALNLETLPFYKRIISVYENNDLKVVGNDIYVNDKKVTSYTFKQNYYWMMGDNRHNSEDSRYWGYVPENHIVGKPVFIWMSWDTNGKGIHKIRWDRLFTSVSGDGQPQSFFKYFLFLLALYFVGDYFWKKRKEKNS, encoded by the coding sequence ATGTCAATATACCAATGGTTTATATTTTTCCTAGCTGTCCAAATCATACATGGTTTAGGGACTTGGAAACTATACGAAAAAGCAGGGAGAAAATCTTGGGAAGCCTTTATTCCAATTTACAATTCCATCGTTTTAATGAAAATTATCAATCGACCAACTTGGTGGACATTGTTGTTATTCATTCCGATTATCAACTTGATTATGTTTCCAGTAGTTTGGGTAGAAACATTGAGAAGTTTTGGGAAAAATTCATCGACTGATACTCTTTTAGGTGTTATTACTTGTGGACTTTACATTTATTACATCAACTACACCCAAGACGTAAAATACATTGCTGATAGAAGTTTAGTAGCCACAACAAAAACTGGTGACACCGTTAGTTCATTGCTATTTGCTATTGTAGTGGCAACATTAGTACATACTTATGTAATGCAACCCTACACCATTCCAACCTCTTCATTAGAAAAATCATTATTGATTGGTGACTTCTTATTTGTTAGTAAATTTCATTACGGAGCTAGAACTCCAATGACAACTGTAGCAGCACCGATGGTTCATGATACTTTGCCTTTAGTAAAAACGAAATCGTATTTAAGTTGGCCACAATTGCCTTACTTCAGATTCCCTGGTTTTGAAAAAGTAAAGAAGAATGACATTGTTGTTTTTAACTGGCCTGCCGATACTGTATATAAATTCTTTGACACATCGGGTAGAAGCATCTTAAAACCTGTAGACAAAAAATCAAATTATGTAAAACGTTGCCAAGGTACTCCCGGTGATTCATTGCAAATAAAAAACGGTACGGTTTACATCAACGGAAAAGAATTGATTTTACCGGAAAGAGCTAAACCACAGTCAACTTATAAAATCTATTCTAAAGAGGGTGTTAATGCCGATTTAATTAGAAATTTAGGTTGTACAGAATTTGAAAGAACATTTGAAGTACAATTTAATAATGAAGATCAAATCAATGCAGTAAATCCTTATACCAGGGGCGCTGAGAAAATTTCTGATGGAAATTATAAAATTAAAACTGGTGCTAATGGAATACCTCAAAAAATAATTCAAGATTTATATATAAATATCAGAGAGGTATACGATTACCAATTAACCGCAACATTAACAAAACAAATTGCTGAACAACTTAAAAATACAGCTTCTATAGACTCTGTTGTAAATATTACATCTCCTTTAGGAAAAGGAGAAGCAAACATCTTTACGCACAACCCTAACTGGAATGGGGACAATTTTGGTCCAATCTATATTCCAGAAGCGGGTAAAACAGTTGCTCTTAATCTTGAAACACTTCCTTTTTACAAAAGAATTATTTCGGTTTATGAAAACAATGATTTAAAAGTAGTGGGTAATGATATTTATGTAAATGATAAAAAAGTAACTTCTTATACCTTCAAACAAAATTACTATTGGATGATGGGGGATAATCGTCACAATTCTGAAGATAGTCGTTATTGGGGATATGTTCCAGAAAACCATATTGTAGGTAAACCTGTATTCATTTGGATGAGTTGGGATACCAATGGAAAAGGGATTCATAAAATTCGTTGGGATAGACTATTCACTTCAGTTAGCGGTGATGGGCAACCACAATCTTTTTTCAAATATTTCCTTTTTTTATTAGCCTTATATTTTGTTGGCGATTATTTTTGGAAGAAGAGAAAAGAAAAAAACAGCTAA
- a CDS encoding rhomboid family intramembrane serine protease yields MNSIIDDLKFQYKIGGIANKMIYWNVGLFLLSIIFFYQFKLGLFDFPNWLAISSEPNIVLLKPWTLVTYAFLHYGFLHLFFNMMVLNFSSRLFLTFFTQKQYLGLYILSAIFAGLCFVFSFYLLHQTSSMVGASAAIMALLVATTTYQPLMEIRLLLIGNVKLWHITAVILLLDLLQIQMNNTGGHIAHLSGAFFGYIYIKLLQNGTDLSKIVDAVLNIFNKKQTTPFKKVHVNAKKPTVKRESKIVVKDKTQQQLDEILDKISQSGYDSLTKEEKEFLFRAGK; encoded by the coding sequence ATGAACAGTATCATTGACGATTTAAAGTTTCAGTATAAAATTGGAGGTATTGCCAATAAGATGATTTATTGGAATGTTGGATTGTTTTTATTGTCTATTATTTTTTTCTACCAATTTAAGCTAGGTCTTTTTGATTTTCCTAATTGGCTTGCTATTTCATCAGAACCGAATATTGTTTTACTAAAACCATGGACATTAGTAACGTATGCTTTTTTGCATTATGGATTCCTGCATTTGTTTTTTAACATGATGGTTTTGAATTTTTCGAGCCGATTATTTCTCACTTTTTTTACGCAAAAGCAATATCTCGGATTGTATATCTTGAGTGCTATTTTCGCTGGATTATGCTTTGTATTTAGTTTTTATTTATTGCATCAAACTTCAAGTATGGTTGGAGCTTCTGCAGCAATAATGGCATTATTAGTGGCAACTACAACTTATCAGCCATTGATGGAAATAAGATTGTTGTTAATTGGAAATGTTAAACTTTGGCATATCACCGCAGTTATTCTTTTATTGGATTTATTGCAAATTCAAATGAATAACACAGGCGGTCACATTGCTCATTTGAGCGGAGCATTTTTTGGTTATATTTACATTAAGTTGTTGCAAAATGGTACTGATTTGAGTAAGATAGTAGATGCTGTTTTGAACATTTTTAATAAAAAGCAAACTACACCATTCAAAAAAGTACACGTAAATGCCAAAAAACCTACTGTTAAAAGGGAAAGTAAAATTGTTGTTAAAGATAAAACACAACAACAATTGGATGAAATTTTAGATAAGATTAGCCAATCGGGTTACGACAGTTTGACCAAAGAAGAAAAAGAATTCTTGTTCAGAGCAGGGAAATAA
- a CDS encoding WbqC family protein — protein sequence MSNILIHPSYFPSISHFVAIAKADLVTFEMEDNFQKQTNRNRMYIYSPNGIQLLNVPIKHSKDKHQRIKEVKIENDFDWQKQHFKSLEAAYRTSPFFEYFEDDILPIFQKKHTFLMDLNLETMSIVSKCLKLEFDYDETVEYFHQVEDKMDYRNLINGKKDTSEFEVYTQVFGDKHGYLNNLSILDLVFNEGRYALDYLKKQPLLIQ from the coding sequence ATGAGCAATATTCTTATTCATCCTTCTTACTTTCCTTCTATCAGTCATTTTGTGGCTATTGCTAAAGCGGATTTAGTAACTTTTGAAATGGAAGATAATTTCCAAAAACAAACCAATCGTAACCGAATGTACATTTATAGTCCGAATGGCATTCAGTTACTCAATGTCCCCATAAAACATAGCAAAGACAAGCATCAAAGGATTAAGGAAGTCAAAATTGAAAATGATTTTGATTGGCAAAAGCAACATTTCAAATCACTAGAAGCTGCTTATAGAACTTCCCCTTTCTTTGAATATTTTGAAGATGATATTTTACCTATTTTCCAAAAGAAGCATACTTTTTTAATGGACTTAAATTTAGAAACTATGTCTATTGTTTCTAAATGCTTGAAGTTGGAATTTGACTATGATGAAACGGTTGAATATTTCCATCAAGTGGAAGACAAAATGGATTATCGGAATTTAATCAACGGAAAAAAAGACACTTCAGAATTTGAGGTTTACACCCAGGTTTTTGGTGACAAACATGGTTATTTAAATAACCTTTCCATTTTAGATTTAGTATTCAATGAAGGACGATATGCTTTGGATTATCTAAAGAAACAGCCTTTACTTATTCAATAA
- a CDS encoding rhomboid family intramembrane serine protease: MMRMTETVKQLLIINIIFFIGSQFVATAYPLFSLYYPLSPHFRIWQPLTSMFMHAPMPNLMHIVFNMFALVSFGSALEHFWGAKKFIFFYISCGLGAALLHTAVNYFQIQYALDQLSSLNFSKSDIQILLSADYGSVFDANGQMIASKVKTILENAKCNQDQFNILASAVQNFQSTSLGASGAIYGLLTAFAFMFPMAELGIMFIPIPIKAKYFVPGIIAVDLFLGFKGSSLFGAGGTGIAHFAHIGGALTGFLMMWYWKKNQFNKNRWN, from the coding sequence ATGATGCGAATGACCGAAACTGTTAAGCAGTTATTGATTATCAATATTATATTTTTTATAGGCTCTCAGTTCGTAGCAACGGCATATCCGTTGTTTTCTTTATATTATCCATTGAGTCCTCATTTTAGAATTTGGCAACCTTTGACCAGTATGTTTATGCATGCGCCAATGCCTAATTTGATGCATATTGTTTTCAATATGTTTGCCTTGGTTTCTTTTGGGAGTGCCTTAGAGCATTTTTGGGGAGCTAAAAAATTTATTTTCTTTTATATTTCCTGTGGCTTAGGGGCAGCTTTATTGCATACGGCAGTTAACTATTTCCAAATTCAATATGCTTTAGACCAACTGTCAAGTTTGAATTTTTCTAAAAGCGACATTCAAATTCTTTTAAGTGCAGATTATGGAAGTGTCTTTGATGCTAATGGTCAAATGATAGCCAGTAAAGTAAAAACTATATTAGAAAATGCAAAATGTAATCAAGATCAATTTAATATATTGGCTTCAGCAGTTCAGAATTTTCAATCTACTTCTTTGGGAGCTTCAGGTGCCATATACGGATTGCTAACTGCCTTTGCTTTTATGTTTCCTATGGCAGAACTAGGGATTATGTTTATTCCGATTCCGATTAAAGCTAAATATTTTGTACCCGGAATAATAGCGGTTGATTTATTTTTAGGATTTAAAGGAAGTTCTCTTTTTGGAGCTGGTGGAACAGGAATTGCTCACTTTGCTCACATAGGAGGTGCATTAACAGGCTTTTTGATGATGTGGTATTGGAAGAAAAATCAGTTTAATAAAAACCGTTGGAATTAA
- the dapB gene encoding 4-hydroxy-tetrahydrodipicolinate reductase, protein MKIALLGYGKMGKVIERIALERGHEIVLKKDNSNTFEGLSTADVAIDFSAPSVAVENISTAINAGIPIVSGTTGWLENYHQMVKLCNDKNAAFLYGSNFSLGVNLFFELNDYLAKMMAKFKDYKVSMEEIHHTQKLDKPSGTAISLANAIINHSDKNNWSIENPKEDDLFIDVKRIDDVPGTHSVFYNSEVDYIEIKHVAHNREGFALGAVIASEWIIGKKGVFSMKDVLDLHK, encoded by the coding sequence ATGAAAATAGCTTTATTAGGATATGGTAAGATGGGGAAAGTGATTGAAAGAATCGCTTTGGAAAGAGGACATGAAATTGTATTAAAAAAAGACAACAGCAATACTTTTGAAGGACTATCAACTGCTGATGTTGCAATTGACTTTAGTGCACCAAGTGTAGCTGTTGAAAATATTTCTACGGCTATCAATGCTGGTATTCCTATTGTTTCGGGCACAACGGGTTGGCTTGAAAATTATCATCAAATGGTAAAGTTGTGTAATGATAAGAATGCTGCCTTTCTCTATGGTTCTAATTTTAGTTTGGGTGTAAATTTATTCTTTGAACTCAACGATTATTTAGCCAAGATGATGGCAAAATTCAAGGATTACAAGGTATCGATGGAAGAAATTCATCACACTCAAAAACTAGACAAACCTAGTGGAACAGCTATTTCATTGGCAAATGCTATCATCAATCATTCCGATAAAAACAATTGGTCTATCGAAAACCCAAAAGAAGACGACTTATTTATTGATGTCAAAAGAATAGATGATGTTCCTGGAACCCATAGCGTTTTTTACAACTCAGAAGTTGACTATATCGAAATCAAACACGTAGCTCATAATCGGGAAGGATTTGCCCTTGGTGCTGTCATTGCTTCCGAATGGATTATTGGAAAAAAAGGCGTTTTCTCAATGAAAGACGTTTTAGATTTACATAAATAA
- the ribH gene encoding 6,7-dimethyl-8-ribityllumazine synthase, whose protein sequence is MATANKNLSNYDKNTIPNAKDFRFGIVVSEWNDHITNGLYNGAEAALLDCGALPENITRWNVPGSFELVYGAQRMIVTQEVDVVITIGCVIKGETMHFEFVCEGVTQGIKDLNVQTDVPVIFCLLTDNNEQQSIDRSGGIHGNKGTEAAIAAIKMAELRKNSGEPLS, encoded by the coding sequence ATGGCTACGGCAAACAAAAACTTATCCAATTACGATAAAAATACAATCCCAAACGCGAAGGACTTTCGGTTTGGGATTGTTGTTTCAGAATGGAATGATCACATCACAAATGGTCTTTATAATGGGGCAGAAGCTGCTTTATTAGATTGTGGTGCTTTACCAGAAAATATTACTCGTTGGAATGTACCAGGAAGTTTTGAACTTGTCTATGGTGCACAACGAATGATTGTTACTCAAGAAGTTGATGTAGTCATTACGATTGGTTGTGTCATAAAAGGAGAAACGATGCATTTCGAATTTGTTTGTGAAGGGGTAACTCAAGGTATCAAAGATTTGAATGTACAAACAGATGTTCCTGTCATTTTTTGTTTATTAACAGATAATAACGAACAACAATCCATTGATAGAAGCGGAGGTATTCATGGAAACAAAGGAACCGAAGCCGCTATTGCCGCTATAAAAATGGCGGAGTTGAGAAAAAACTCAGGTGAGCCTTTGTCTTAA
- a CDS encoding tetratricopeptide repeat protein, with protein sequence MATFNKRGYKAPKEKAEKLDNNYIEDVNVDEKDSATAKAFDTLDQSASRAEDFVAKNQKYILGFLTLVAVATVSYLMYQKFIAEPKQEEAANELFVAQQNFQKAVDDATGTKSDSLFNLVLKGSEGKFGVTKIAEEYSGTDAGNLANYYAGIAYLNTKKYAEAITSLEKFSSDDVMLSTLAKGAIGDAYAQQNKQKEALEYYIKAADANQNDFTRPRYLLKAGKTALALGNKADALKYFTDIKDNFDATPEAQQIDALIGLAQ encoded by the coding sequence ATGGCAACTTTTAACAAAAGAGGATATAAAGCACCAAAAGAAAAAGCGGAAAAATTAGACAACAACTACATAGAAGATGTAAACGTTGATGAAAAAGATAGCGCAACGGCAAAGGCATTTGACACATTAGATCAATCAGCATCTAGAGCGGAAGATTTTGTTGCCAAAAACCAAAAATATATTTTAGGGTTTCTTACTCTTGTGGCTGTAGCGACTGTTTCTTATTTGATGTATCAAAAATTTATTGCTGAGCCAAAACAAGAAGAAGCTGCTAACGAATTATTTGTAGCACAACAAAACTTCCAAAAAGCAGTTGATGATGCTACTGGAACCAAATCGGATTCTTTATTCAATTTAGTATTAAAAGGGTCTGAAGGAAAATTTGGAGTGACTAAAATCGCTGAAGAATATTCTGGAACAGATGCTGGAAATTTAGCTAATTATTACGCTGGTATTGCTTATTTGAATACTAAAAAATATGCTGAAGCGATTACAAGTTTAGAAAAGTTCTCTTCAGATGATGTTATGTTAAGTACTTTGGCTAAAGGTGCTATTGGTGATGCATATGCACAACAAAACAAGCAAAAAGAAGCTTTAGAGTATTATATTAAAGCCGCTGACGCTAACCAAAATGATTTTACTAGACCAAGATATTTATTGAAAGCTGGAAAAACTGCTTTGGCATTAGGAAATAAAGCAGATGCTTTAAAATATTTCACCGATATCAAAGACAATTTTGATGCTACTCCGGAAGCACAACAAATAGATGCTTTGATTGGATTAGCTCAATAG
- the mutL gene encoding DNA mismatch repair endonuclease MutL, producing MSSIIQLLPDHVANQIAAGEVVQRPASVVKELLENAVDAKATDIKLIIKDAGKSLIQVIDNGVGMSITDSRLCFERHATSKIRHAEDLFSLYTKGFRGEALASIAAIAHVEMKTKQEYDELGTHIIIEGSKFVSQEPIVLPKGTSFSVKNLFFNIPARRNFLKSETVEQRHIVDEFQRVAMAHPNIHFTMYHNGSEMFNLPISNFRQRIVNIFAAKTNEKLVPVKEETEIVNLHGFIGKPEFAKKNRGEQFFFVNDRYIKSGYLHHAVMAAYEGLLKDGAQPSYFLYLDVPPHTIDINIHPTKTEIKFDDEHALYAILRSAIKHSLGQFNVSPVLDFDRDPNLDTPYQYQNKEAEYPTVQVDSNFNPFSNEKPSKSFASSSNYRKAEPQPNWESLYVGLKNAGQEISEMTFENDAVSSSLFEENEIEQEVKRTYQIHKKYIVSPIKSGMVIINQKRAHERILYEAFLTSMTVEKSSSQQMLFPLQLYFSSAEIELVKELQFSLENTGFIFEAIEDDHILISGLPVNVTESEISIVLEELLSDLQDGIPESSFCQNDTIAKSMAKSLAIKTGTYLTEKEQENLVHNLFACKEPNVSPFQKPTFITMSVEDLDKKFSV from the coding sequence ATGTCGAGCATAATTCAATTACTTCCTGATCATGTTGCCAACCAGATTGCTGCTGGTGAAGTAGTTCAAAGACCAGCTTCTGTAGTCAAAGAATTATTAGAAAATGCTGTTGATGCTAAAGCAACGGATATCAAATTAATCATTAAAGATGCTGGTAAGTCCTTGATTCAAGTAATTGACAATGGTGTTGGAATGAGTATTACCGATTCTCGTTTGTGTTTTGAAAGACACGCCACTTCTAAAATTCGTCATGCCGAAGATTTATTTTCATTATATACTAAAGGGTTTCGTGGTGAAGCATTAGCATCTATTGCTGCAATTGCTCATGTAGAAATGAAAACCAAACAAGAGTACGATGAACTGGGAACGCATATCATTATTGAAGGCAGTAAATTTGTTTCACAAGAACCAATTGTTTTACCAAAAGGGACTTCGTTTTCGGTGAAGAATTTGTTTTTTAATATTCCAGCGAGACGAAATTTCTTAAAATCGGAAACGGTGGAACAACGTCATATCGTTGATGAATTTCAGCGAGTGGCTATGGCGCATCCGAACATTCATTTTACGATGTACCATAACGGTAGTGAAATGTTTAATTTGCCAATATCCAATTTCAGACAACGTATTGTCAATATTTTTGCGGCTAAGACCAATGAAAAATTAGTACCCGTAAAAGAAGAAACGGAAATTGTAAATCTTCACGGATTTATCGGTAAACCTGAATTCGCTAAGAAAAATAGGGGAGAGCAATTCTTCTTTGTTAACGATAGGTATATTAAAAGCGGCTATTTACATCATGCCGTAATGGCTGCCTATGAGGGATTATTAAAAGACGGAGCTCAACCAAGTTATTTTCTCTATCTAGACGTTCCTCCTCATACTATTGATATCAATATTCATCCCACAAAAACGGAGATTAAATTTGACGATGAACATGCCTTATATGCTATTTTGCGTTCTGCTATTAAACATAGTTTAGGGCAATTTAATGTATCTCCAGTTTTAGATTTTGATAGAGATCCTAATTTGGATACACCTTATCAATATCAAAATAAAGAAGCTGAGTATCCTACAGTTCAAGTGGATAGTAACTTCAATCCTTTTTCGAATGAAAAGCCAAGTAAGTCTTTTGCTTCCTCTTCCAATTATAGAAAAGCAGAACCACAACCCAATTGGGAAAGTTTGTATGTGGGTTTAAAGAATGCTGGACAAGAAATTTCCGAAATGACTTTTGAAAATGATGCTGTTTCCTCTTCTTTATTTGAAGAAAATGAAATAGAGCAGGAGGTAAAGCGAACTTATCAAATTCACAAAAAATATATCGTTAGCCCAATAAAATCAGGAATGGTAATTATTAATCAAAAACGAGCGCACGAACGTATTTTATATGAAGCTTTTTTGACTAGTATGACCGTTGAGAAATCTTCAAGTCAGCAAATGTTATTCCCATTGCAATTGTATTTTTCATCTGCCGAAATAGAATTAGTAAAAGAATTACAATTCTCACTAGAAAACACTGGGTTTATTTTTGAAGCTATTGAAGATGACCATATTTTGATATCAGGTTTGCCTGTCAATGTGACCGAAAGTGAGATTTCTATCGTTTTGGAAGAGTTATTGAGTGATTTGCAAGATGGCATTCCAGAGAGTAGTTTTTGTCAGAATGACACCATTGCCAAGTCGATGGCGAAAAGTTTAGCTATAAAAACTGGAACTTATTTGACCGAAAAAGAACAAGAAAATTTGGTGCACAATCTCTTTGCTTGTAAAGAACCGAATGTGTCTCCTTTTCAAAAACCAACTTTCATCACGATGAGTGTGGAAGATTTAGATAAAAAATTCAGCGTATGA
- the lepB gene encoding signal peptidase I, giving the protein MSSYQWFLFFLIIQLIHGLGTWKLYEKAGRKSWEAFIPVYNSIVLMKIINRPTWWTFLLFIPIVNLILFPVIWVETLRSFGKNSTVDTWLGIFTFGFYIYYINYTQDVKHIAERSLVAKTKTGDTISSLLFAIVVATIVHTYVMQPYTIPSSSLEKSLLVGDFLFVSKFHYGARTPMTAIAAPMVHDTLPLINTKSYLYDDKNPESWKNKLQFPFFRFPGFEKIKNTEIVVFNSPRDTVFMMDVPTDRRYNKPIDKKTNLVKRCVGIAGDSLQIKNGDVYINGKILPFPDRAKPQYCYNIKLKGASEESITSQYEITEHYPLFKITRKLWENNVLRDYLRTQKMMLFEVSKDSTDAYINGRITQEIYNKLSLSIPDNYFQANLTEEKASLLKSNPNIESIIRNNKTGAEDGIFPDTPDGKPSLTNNWNSDNLGPIYLPKEGATVKLDLKSLPFYKVIITEYEGNTVKVDGNDILINGKKATSYTFKQNYYWMMGDNRNNSLDARYWGYVPESHIVGKPVFIWFSWDTNGKGINKIRWDRMFTTVNGEGQPQSYFKYFLILLGLYFVGDYFWKKRKANKA; this is encoded by the coding sequence ATGTCATCATATCAGTGGTTTTTATTTTTCCTGATTATTCAACTTATTCATGGTTTAGGAACCTGGAAATTATACGAAAAAGCAGGAAGAAAATCTTGGGAAGCCTTTATTCCGGTATACAATTCCATAGTATTGATGAAAATCATCAATCGACCAACTTGGTGGACATTCCTTTTATTTATTCCAATTGTCAATCTTATATTATTCCCTGTAATTTGGGTAGAGACTTTGAGAAGCTTTGGCAAAAACTCCACCGTTGATACTTGGTTGGGAATATTTACATTTGGATTTTACATCTATTACATTAATTACACACAAGATGTTAAGCACATTGCTGAAAGAAGTTTAGTAGCCAAAACAAAAACTGGTGACACTATAAGCTCTCTTCTTTTTGCTATTGTAGTGGCCACAATAGTACATACTTATGTAATGCAACCTTATACCATTCCCTCTTCTTCATTAGAAAAATCATTATTAGTTGGCGACTTTCTTTTTGTGAGCAAATTCCATTACGGTGCAAGGACACCAATGACAGCAATAGCGGCACCGATGGTTCATGATACTTTACCGCTAATCAATACCAAATCCTATTTGTATGATGATAAAAATCCTGAATCCTGGAAAAATAAATTACAGTTTCCTTTTTTCAGATTTCCTGGATTTGAGAAAATAAAAAATACTGAAATAGTCGTATTTAATTCACCAAGGGATACCGTTTTTATGATGGACGTTCCAACAGACAGAAGATACAACAAACCAATCGACAAAAAAACAAACTTAGTAAAACGATGTGTTGGTATAGCAGGAGATAGTCTACAAATTAAGAATGGAGATGTTTACATCAATGGAAAAATATTACCATTCCCAGATAGAGCTAAACCTCAATATTGTTACAACATCAAACTTAAGGGTGCAAGTGAAGAGTCAATAACCTCCCAGTATGAAATAACTGAACATTATCCTTTATTTAAAATTACACGTAAACTTTGGGAGAATAACGTTTTGAGGGACTATCTGCGTACTCAAAAAATGATGCTTTTTGAAGTTTCAAAAGATTCGACTGATGCTTATATAAACGGCAGAATTACTCAAGAAATTTACAATAAATTGAGCTTAAGCATTCCTGACAATTATTTTCAAGCCAATCTAACCGAAGAAAAAGCTTCATTGTTGAAAAGTAATCCAAATATTGAGTCCATTATAAGAAACAACAAAACAGGAGCCGAAGATGGCATTTTTCCTGATACTCCAGATGGAAAACCATCTTTGACAAACAATTGGAATAGCGATAACTTAGGACCTATATACCTTCCGAAAGAAGGCGCAACGGTTAAGCTTGATTTAAAATCACTTCCTTTCTATAAAGTTATCATAACCGAATATGAAGGCAATACAGTAAAAGTCGATGGAAATGATATCTTAATCAACGGAAAAAAAGCTACTTCTTATACCTTCAAGCAAAATTATTACTGGATGATGGGAGACAATCGAAATAATTCTTTAGATGCACGTTATTGGGGTTATGTTCCGGAAAGCCATATTGTTGGAAAACCTGTTTTTATTTGGTTTAGCTGGGACACCAATGGCAAAGGAATCAACAAAATTCGTTGGGATAGAATGTTTACGACGGTTAATGGTGAAGGTCAGCCACAGTCCTATTTTAAATATTTCTTGATATTATTAGGATTGTATTTTGTGGGAGATTATTTTTGGAAAAAAAGAAAAGCCAACAAAGCCTAA